A stretch of DNA from Paenibacillus sp. FSL W8-0186:
CTAGTAAATCTCCTCCTGCTTTACTTGAGGAGTACGGACTATTAGGTTCAAGCGGCGTCTTCTCCGTGAAAAACCCCGTATCTCCGAGGGTACCGTACACTTCATCTGTAGAGACTTGAACAAACTTTGTAATCTCATACTTACGGGCGGCATCCAACAACACTTGGGTACCCAGCACATTCGTCTTCACGAAAACGTCCGGCTCCAGGATGCTCCGGTCCACGTGGGATTCAGCTGCAAAATTCACGATGACATCAACACCTTGACTTACGAGCTCATCCATGGCCTTAGCGTCCGTAATGTCGGCCTTAACAAACGTATGCTTCGGATTATTCTCCACCGATTTTAAATTTTCCAAATTACCTGCGTACGTCAGAGAGTCCACATTTATAATTTCATACTCCGGGTACTGCTGTAGCATATATAGCACAAAATTGCTGCCGATAAATCCGGCACCACCTGTAACCAGCAATTTCATGAATTGAGACCTCCTAGTCAAAGTTCATTTCTGCATCCGCAAATGTCGGGTGATTCCGATCTTTACCGGATAGCAATGGTTCGCCAACCGGCCAGTCAATGTTCAAAGCCGGATCATTCCATAATATGCCGCGGTCATGTTCCGGGGAATAATATTCGTCCACTTTATAAAAGACTTGCGTATTTGGCACCAAGGTACAGAATCCATGGGCAAATCCTTTAGGTACTAAAAGTTGACGCTTATTATGCTCGCTGAGTATGACTCCGATCCATTGTCCAAAAGTAGGGGAGCTGCGACGAATATCCAGAATTACATCATAGATTGCCCCCGTGAGCACCCGGATCAGCTTGGTTTGTGCTTTAGGGTTCAACTGGTAATGCAGTCCGCGCAAAACACCAGGCTCTGCAGATAGCGATTGGTTATCTTGGATGAATTGATGATTGACTCCAAGCTGCTTCATAACCTGTTCATTGTAACTCTCCATAAAAAAACCCCGGTGATCGCCATGTACCACCGGTTCTAGCAGGCTGGCGCCTTCTAACCTTAAAGGAGTTAATTTCATGGATGACTCTCCTCCTTATATTTACTACAACTTAAGTTTACCAAACTCTTCGCCAAACACGATATCTTGCGCCAAATCATGGGCCCGGGCTAAGGATGCATGGGTTCCAGCATCTGTCCACCAGCCTTGCAAAGTGTCAAAAGTAAGCTCGCCTCGTTCAATATATGCATTATTGACGTCTGTGATTTCCAATTCGCCTCGAGCAGATGGCTTCAGCGTCTTAATTATATCAAATACCTTATGATCAAACATATATATGCCGGTAACGGCGTAATTCGATTTAGGTTGCTTAGGCTTCTCCTCAATTGATATGATTCGATCGCCGTCCAATTCAGGGACACCGAATCGGGTTGGATCAGATACCTGCTGAATCAGAATTTTTGCACCGGCCTGCTGCTGCCGGAAATTAGCTACAAATGGTGAAATATCATCTGCAAACACGTTATCGCCCAAAATAACCACCATTTGATCATCACCAACAAATTGTTCAGCCAAATCAAGCGCTTGGGCAATCCCCCCAGCTTCGTCTTGAACCTTGTAAGTGAATGTGACGCCCATCTCATGACCGCTTCCGAGCAAGTTAACGACGTCGCCCATATGGTCTTTACCGGTAACAATCAAGATATCAGTGATTTCTGCTTGTTTTAATTTATGTACCGCATGAAAAATCATAGGGTATTTACCTACAGGTAAAAGGTGTTTGTTCGTTACTTTAGTTAATGGATATAAGCGGGAGCCTGTACCGCCTGCTAGAATTATGCCTTTCATTTGAAGTCACTTCCTTTAGGTTATTTAAATGTAGAATTTATATATACTATCTACAACCTTATCAAGATCATCATTAGCAAAATTATAATATAAAGGAAGCCTTAATAGTTTTTCACTCTCAATGGTAGTATAATTATCTTTACCGTTGAACCTACCAAATTGTTTTCCGGCATTAGAAGAATGCAAAGGAATATAGTGAAAAACTGATTGAACTCCTCGTTCTTTTAGAAACTGTATTAATCTCGTTCTTTCGTCTAGAGAACGGCACTTCAAATAATACATATGAGCGTTATGGGAACACTCATTTGGAATAGTTGGTAGTTGAACATACCCTCTCTTTTCTAAGTCGGCCAAACCAATGTGGTACCTATTCCAACTTTGCATACGATTATTGTTAATTTCCTCCGCTTGCTCCAACTGAGCGTATAGAAAAGCTGCATTGATTTCACTAGGTAAGTAAGACGAGCCAAGGTCAACCCATGTATACTTATCTACCTGTCCTCTAAAAAATCTTGATCTATTCGTCCCTTTCTCGCGAATTATTTCAGCCCTTTCAACATAACTTTCATGATTTACTAGTATAGCTCCACCTTCTCCAGAATTATAATTTTTAGTTTCATGAAAACTATAACAACCTATATGGCCTATCGTTCCTAGATAGCGCCCCTTATATTGACTCATGACACCTTGAGCAGCATCCTCAATGACAACTATGTTATGCTTGTTCGCTATCTCAAGGATTTTATCCATATCGCATGCAACACCAGCATAGTGTACCGGTACGATTGCCTTGGTTTTTGAAGTTATCGCCTCTTCAATTAATGATTCATCAATATTCATTGTATCAGGCCGAATATCCACAAATACAATTCTTGCTCCCCTCAATACAAAGGCATTAGCGGTAGAGACGAATGTATAAGAGGGCATAATAACCTCATCGCCTTCCTTAATATCAGCTAAAATTGCTGACATTTCTAGTGCGTGAGTACAGGATGTTGTTAACAAGGATTTTTGAACATCGAATTTATCTTCAAACCAGCCGTTGCATAATTTTGTGAATTTTCCATCTCCCGAGAGATGCCCCTCTTTAATAGCCTCATTTATATATATCGATTCATTACCTGTTGTAGTGGGGACATTAAATAGAATCATTGTCAAATTCTCTCCTTTATGACTACTGCCGGCATCCTACCGTAATAGAGTAGGCAGGAATACCGTTAAATGAGAACACTATGAATAATCACATATTCGGTAATCTCAGTATTTTAAAACAATAAGTAGCAACAACTGAGTTTCCTTAGAAATTCCTTCCTATATGCAGCAAGACGACGGTCTTCATATATTAAAAACAATTACTCCTACTATTATAAATAGTGTTGATATAAGCTTCTGTTTTGTATAAGTTTCTTTTAATATAAGAATGGAGAGTATAAAAGCAACAACATAATTTAAAGCCACTACTATGGTTAAACTTTTAAAATTAATAAGTTGCATTAAATACACCGACAAAATAGTAGATATCATAAAAAGCAAGTAACCACTGGCGGTTTGAATACTGATTCTAGTAAAAAGAATGGTTCTAGTAGGAGCTGTCGCTCCAATTTTTAAGAGAATTTGAGCAAAACTATTAATTAGTACCAGTATCAAAATTACAAGAGCACTCATTTAGATGCCCACTTTAAGTTTTGTATAGCAACCCCTATCATAATTATAATCACCCCAAGAATATTATAAAAAGAAATTTGTTCCTTAAAAATAATATAACTGAAAGTAAGTATAAACACAGTGTTCAGAGCAGTCAGTGGATAGGCAATTGAAAGTTCTACTTTCTTAAGTGTCAATTGCCAGAAAACAGCCTGCAATACAAGACAAACTAATGCAGCCAAGTAATATACATTACTAATTAATAAAAATATATTACCACTCGTCAAATTCATAGAAGCAAACTTCATCAGTATAGATGAGATTGATTGGAATAGAATACTTAAGACCAAATAAAAATAATCAAAATTCACACGCATTCTCATTATTTCTCCACCCCCAAATATAATATGGGGCATCCGAACCTGTATGAAATAACAAATCAAATATTGTTACATAATCATCAAAAGGAGGATGGAATTGAGCATACTTAGGATAGTTATTATAATCCTTATACACTAACCTGATTCCCTCATTTTCGAACCGATCTTCGATAATGTATTCTCTAGCAGCAGGACCAGATATGTATGTTTTCGCATTAACTTCCTTTAATATGCTTAACAATCTATCCAATTTTTTACCTTCACTTTTAATTTCTCGAGAATTCAAAAAACCTGTAGAGATGCCAAGATAATTTTTAGAAATATATTTAATCAAATATTGATTGAGCTCAGAAAGATGTACCCATTTTCGTTCTAAGTAGACGTATTCTAAAAAAGGCTTGAAATTTTTAAAGTAAGGAGCTTTAGAATATAGTGCTTCAAGTGTTTTAAAATGCTTTACAGCCCAATTATTATTCGGTAGAACAACATCACATATTAACATATCACTTGCAGCATTTACTGGTATCGTCAACCATTGAGATCCGCTCGACGTTTTTACTTTATTCCTATTTCTCCAATCGTTCTTAGTGTATTGAACATCATCATAAAATATAAACTGATCTACGTCTTGAATGATGTCAAAGTAACCTTTCCATGGTATATAGTTGGACTGAAGCACTGCAACTCTACTCATTTTTACTCTCTTTTCTATGATATATTGTACCCGCTTTAATAAAAGAGTTTTCTTTCACGTTATTTCCGTTAATTATTACGGATGAAGCTCCCAGAAAGCAATTATCCCCAACTTCAACAAAACCACAAATATTGACTTGGGGTGATAAGTAACAATTTGATCCTATCCGACAATCATGATTTACAGTAACGCTCGGCCAAATAAAAGTTGCTTCTCCAATGACTACATTATAATCTATGATAGATCCAACAGAAATTATTGTTCCTCTTCCTACCTTTGCAGTTTTATGGACATATGCTCCGGGATGGATAAGAGAAATTACTTCATATCCTTCATTTACAACTCTATTGTATACCTTCCATCTTGCAGCAAGATTATTATAACCAATTGCAATAACAATTTTATATTCAACTGCACTATAGTTCTTCATAACCTCATCAAAAGAGCCTAATACATAATCTCCTTGATTGTAGTCGTCAATGTATCCTATAAAATGATGTCCACATTCCAGAACGATCTCTTTTACATAATGTGCAAACTGTTGTGATCCATAGATAATAACTTTACTCATTCAGCTTTTCCCCATTCTGAAGACCATAAATTGCTTTTACAATGGTAATTGGCCGATCCTTTGTTTCATTATAAATTTTTGTAATATAAATACCTAATGTTCCCAAAGAAAACAAAATGAGCCCACTTAGAAACCATACCGAAACCATCAGACTTGTCCATCCACCTATAACTGATGAATTTAGTACTTTTCGGAAAATGAGATATATTGCATACACAAATGAAACCGAAGAAAAGGTTAGCCCGGTAATCATAATTAAACTAAGAGGCTTACTACTAAAAGAAGTTATTGCTTCAGTCATTAAAGCAATTTTTTTAAATAAATTATATGACGAGCTTCCTTTATAAGTTTTATTAATAATTACAGGCATTTGCTCAAAACCTGTCTTTTCAAATAACGCCGCCAAAAAAACATTTTTATCCTTAAATCTTAGTAAACTATCAACATACCCTTTTGTCATTAATCGTACAGTGCATATATTTTCAGATATATGTACATCTGATAAATAATTAAATAACTTATAAAATAACGAGCCTGCGATTCTTTTATAAAAAGTACCGCTTCTGTTTTCTTGGACACCAAAAATAACATCATATTTTCTTTCATTATTTTCCCATATTGAATAAAATTGACCTAGTAGTTCAGGTTCTTCTTCTAAATCACAATCTATTAGAAAAACTAAATCCCCAGTAGCAAATGATAATCCGGTTAAAATAGCTTTATGATGACCGAAATTTTTTGATAATTCTATAACCATTACATGAGAATCCTGTTTTTGAATATTTTTGGCTACTTCCAACGAATTGTCAGGAGACCCGTCACTAACCATAATTATTTCATATGAAAATTCTAATTCCTCTATGCTTCTCTTTATTCTGCTGTAAAACTCTTGAAGATAAATAGACGAATTATACATAGTTGTAACTACAGAGATTTTCACAAAAAAAATCTTCCTTTCAGTATAACTGTTTTAAAAGTATTGAACTGGCCATTTAGGGGAGTATTCTTTTAAAAAAGATACTCCCCTAGCATCAAACTACATGAAAATACCTATAACATCTTTTTCATCCTCGAGTAGAAGAAGTACATTAGCAGTAAAATCAACGTAATCATTGATGTGTATAAACCGATTTTAAATAAGGGAGGATCATAAGTAAGTTCTATTGTATAATAACCAGCTTCTAATGGGATTCCTAAAAATCCAATATTTATCTTTCTAATTGGAACGTTAATTCCATTAACCTTAGCTTTCCAGCCTTCATCGTAAGGGATGGACAAAAATAACATTTTTTCTTTTGTTACATGTATACTTCCTCTTATAGAGTCATTTGTAAACTTATCTACTTGCAATACTTCCTCAGACAACTTCTTGCTTTGTTCAATAAATTCATCTATATCATATTCAATATAGGATAGCTCAGCTTTTTTTAATACAACATCCTTTTTTTCATTTGTTGGATCAATCCTGAGTGAATCAAAACTAATATTACCAAGGTCAACTTTGTAAGTGCCCTCTCCCCTTTTTATATTCAATTTTTTTGAATTTATTTCTTTAAACTGAAGCTGCTCCGCCCAAAAAATTTGCAATTCTGTATCAGAAGGACTATCTATGGATAAAATAATACTTGATGTTCTTGGAGATAACATTTTATCCATAGTTACTACGATTTGCGGATCTGTATTCTCCACCTTTAAGCTTATACCTTCTGAGTTATTTGAATTTACTTGTTTAGCATTTGCTATCTTGCTTACCTTCTCAAAAAGATTAATCGTCTTATTTGATAAGCCCTTATAATTAACCTTATTAAAATAACTAAATTCTTCCTGTTCTTTATTCATAACAAAAGAATTCATTAAAATCACATCTTTTTCGTATGAGGGAAACTTAACGAAGTCTTCATAATCAATAACAGTATCATAGGTAAAACCAAATGGAAGGTAATAATTATTCTCCCATATGCTAACATCACCCGTTTTATATATTAAATTAGATTCATCAGAAATAACATTTTCTTTATCCAAAATGTATTTAACGCTTAGCAAAGCATATAATTCCCTTCTTGAATCTAAACCGGTTAAATAATTCAAATGGTCTCTTCGCTTAAAAGGAACTTCTAAAGTTTTAAGGAAATCTATATAACTTGGGTGATTTAACGAGTTGTATCCCTTTACACCAGCATACCCTTGCATTACCGGGTCATTAAGAAAAATAGAATCATATGTCTTATCAACTCTGTATGCGGTCGCGTCTGTATCATTTATATATGTTATAGCCTCTGTAGTGTAGTCATTATATCCTTGTTTTTGAGTTAAAACTTCTTTCTTAAGTAGAACTCTATTTAAGTTAACTGATAAATAAGCAAAAGAGCTTAACTCTGTTAAAGCCAAAACTAAGATGCCAATTATGGGTAATACTTTTCTTTTATCTCTGAGGGATAATCTTAGAATAAAAAAATAACAAACAAATAATCCTGAAGTTACTGTGAATAAAAATATCAGTTGTTTAACTACTCCTATACTCCAGTCAAAATACTTCAAACAGCATAATATTGTAAATAGCCCTCCAAAGATAAAAAACAAATAATATGGAAAGCGCATTTTGCAACCATTTTTTTCAAAAATCAAGTCCAATGCTCTAGCCGCTAAAAAACAGATATATAAAATAATTACAAAAGTCCATCGATATGATTTTATACTGAAGAAGTTAAACATATATGAAAAAAAAGGGGATATTAAAAATAGCAACAATACACCCGAAAATACTGAATATATTATTTTGCTTTTTTTAGTAGAATAAATAAAAAAGCATGGAATAACCACTAGGCAAAGAATTCCGCTGTATAGGATTGGACTCTCATAATAATTATGATAGCCTACGAATGTAGAAGCCGTTCCTAATAAATCATTCGACATCAATCTAAAGATCATTGTTGTATATTCAATTATATTGGCAAAACTAAATATAGGAGGAAACGCAGTACTAATTCTAGGACTACTCAAAACAACATATAGTGCCGGAAATAACGCAGCAGCACTTAGGAAAACGCCGCAAAGATATAAGATTAGTGATTTTACAAGAGTCTTAAGAATATGGCTAAAGGAGAATTGGTTTAGCTCTAAATATCTAAAAATCGCATAAATAAATAGGTAAATAGAAAACATATACAAAAAATAATAGCTATACATTGATAAGCAAGCAATACTCACAATAAAGTATCTTTTCTTACCTTGTTGCAAAAATCTCTCAAAACCATATAGAACTAAAGGAAGTATAACCATCAAGGTGGCAAATTGATAATGCTGCCCCCATAAAACAATATAACCATTAAACCCATAAATCAGGGAAATAACCAAAGAAGATCTATTTGAGATATTTATAGTTTTTAGATACTTATAAAACAGATACCCTGCTGCAATATTTTTAAGAGCTGCAATATACGGCAATAATAACGGCAAATTTGTTTTCCCAAATAAAAATAATATCCAGTTAAAAGGGTCAAATAGAAGTAAGCTTAAGGAAAATATATTATTCCCTGTCCCAAAACTATTTGACCAAAATGAAATATCTCCAGACCACAGCATTTCTGAAATATAAGATAAATAAGGCCAATATGAATTTTGAGTATCACTTCCGATATCGGAGTAAATATATAGCTCCTCACCAAAAATGAAATTTTTGTATACTATCAAGCTTATAGAAAATAAACAACTTACTAAAATCAAAACATGCTTATCTAGCTTATTGAACTTAAGCAACCTTCTCAAAGTTTATCCTCCCACAATAAATTCGGACATTATGGTTAAAGAATACGCTCTACTAACTATCTAAATACTAATTCACGATTTTTACTTTATCTTTTTTTCGTCCAATACCAAGATAAGTTACACTCTCATCATGCATCAATCCCAAGCAATTCCTTCCATCAATAATTACAGGCTTCTTCATTAGACTAGCAAGACTGTTCCAATCCTGCTCAATGATCTCTTTCCATTCAGTAACAATAACCGCTACATCAGTATCTCTAACAGCGTCTTTAACAGAATGACAGTAATCAACTGAGCTTGGTAATTGATTACTGGCTTCTTCCATTGATATTGGGTCATACACCTTAATATGAATGTGACCGTTCGTTATGTTATATAATTCATTAATAATTTTTATTGACGGAGCTTCTCGAAGATCATTTGTATTAGGCTTGAATGACAAACCTAAAATAGATACAGTCTTACCACTGAGTTTAGGGTAAACTGACTGTAGCTTTTCAATTACTTTATAAAATTGCTTCTTATTAACTTCTACTACTTCCTTCATGATTGCAAAATCGTGCCCAACCTGTTCCGCAATACTAATTAATCCAAGCGTGTCTTTAGGAAAACAGGCCCCTCCAAATCCAATGCCAGCATTTAGGAACTTATTTCCGATTCTACTGTCGCTGCCAATACCTTTAGCAACCTCTAGAACATCAGCGCCAACCTTTTCAGCCAAATTTGCTATTTCATTAATAAAAGATATTTTCATTGCCAAAAAGGAATTTGCTGCATATTTAATTAGTTCAGCACTACGAATATCTGTAACTTGAATCGGAATATTGAAAGGTGCGTGTGTATTTATTAAAACATCCTTTGCATTTTCTGAGTCTACTCCTATGACTATGCGCTCCCCATTTAATATATCGTTCACGGCTGAACCTTCTCTTAAAAATTCCGGGACTGATGCTACATCAAATGGGATATTGGTGCAACTCTGAATAATGTGACGAACTTTATCTGCTGAACCTACTGGAACAGTACTTTTGTTAACAATTATTTTGTAGTTATTGATTGATTTTCCAATTTTGCGAGCAACCTCTTCCACATAAAACATGTCAACACTACCGTCAGGAAGTGACGGAGTACCTACAGCAATCATAACGATATCAGCCAGCTTAACAGCTTCATCAATATCTGTAGTAAAAGATAAATTTCCTTTCGAACTATTTTTAATTATGAGTTCCTTTAATCCAGGCTCGTAGATTGGGCATTCATTACTTTTCAGTTGATCAATTTTCTCTTCATCAATATCGGCACAAATCACCGTATGTCCCATCTCCGAATAGCATACTCCAGAAGTTAATCCAACATATCCTGTGCCTATCATTGTAATTTTCATATGTCCTCCAATTTATGTTGTCCTTTTACCAAATTACTCATTAATATGTTTCGAAATACGTCCGCACGCTTTAAAAATGTATGCTTACGATGAATAAACTCTTTTGCTTTTGAAGCAATTTCCTTTCGATCAGCTTCATGAGTTAAATAATATTGTATCAAAGAATTTAATTCCTCTTTACTTTGATAAATAAGCACGTGCTCACTAAATGTTTCTTGAATTTCAGGAGCATTATTAGCAATAACTAATGCTCCACTAGCCATTGCCTCATATATCCGTAAATTTATTGTTCCGCGGTTAAAGGGCGCTATATCCTCTATCACTATTTTACTTCTTTGATATAATTCAGGAAGGTGAGAATAAGCAATGTTACCATGATGATACTTTTCCCATGGATGGTTCACTTGCCCAGTTTCCAATCTTCCATAGAAGTTGAATTTAATATTCGTACTTATATCTAGATTTTCTACAATATCACGTTGAATATGAAATATATTACCTACAAAAGTGACATCAATATCCCTATTTAATGCAGGAGCATCAATTTTAAACATATTTGTGTTCGCAGCTAGGGGAAGTATTCCCCATAACTTTGATGAATCAACTATTTTTTCAAATTCATTTCGGGCATAAGCTGATGAAGTAATCAGTCCGTCAAACAAATTAATCCACTTGTTTGATTTCCAATCGTTGATAAATCCCCGAATCCAAGCGATAAGAATGGCTCCTTCCGGAATATTCATATTGCCAATATCACAGTCATGAAGCATGGAAATAATGATATCTGCAGACTTTGGGATTTCACTCCATTCATATTCCGGCCTTCTTGCCAAATAACTAATTCGATAACCGAATTTCTGCCTTAAAGAATCTCCCAAACCACGTGCAGAAAAGTAATCTCCTGCCGTTGTC
This window harbors:
- the rfbC gene encoding dTDP-4-dehydrorhamnose 3,5-epimerase; translation: MKLTPLRLEGASLLEPVVHGDHRGFFMESYNEQVMKQLGVNHQFIQDNQSLSAEPGVLRGLHYQLNPKAQTKLIRVLTGAIYDVILDIRRSSPTFGQWIGVILSEHNKRQLLVPKGFAHGFCTLVPNTQVFYKVDEYYSPEHDRGILWNDPALNIDWPVGEPLLSGKDRNHPTFADAEMNFD
- a CDS encoding sugar phosphate nucleotidyltransferase, with the protein product MKGIILAGGTGSRLYPLTKVTNKHLLPVGKYPMIFHAVHKLKQAEITDILIVTGKDHMGDVVNLLGSGHEMGVTFTYKVQDEAGGIAQALDLAEQFVGDDQMVVILGDNVFADDISPFVANFRQQQAGAKILIQQVSDPTRFGVPELDGDRIISIEEKPKQPKSNYAVTGIYMFDHKVFDIIKTLKPSARGELEITDVNNAYIERGELTFDTLQGWWTDAGTHASLARAHDLAQDIVFGEEFGKLKL
- the rffA gene encoding dTDP-4-amino-4,6-dideoxygalactose transaminase → MILFNVPTTTGNESIYINEAIKEGHLSGDGKFTKLCNGWFEDKFDVQKSLLTTSCTHALEMSAILADIKEGDEVIMPSYTFVSTANAFVLRGARIVFVDIRPDTMNIDESLIEEAITSKTKAIVPVHYAGVACDMDKILEIANKHNIVVIEDAAQGVMSQYKGRYLGTIGHIGCYSFHETKNYNSGEGGAILVNHESYVERAEIIREKGTNRSRFFRGQVDKYTWVDLGSSYLPSEINAAFLYAQLEQAEEINNNRMQSWNRYHIGLADLEKRGYVQLPTIPNECSHNAHMYYLKCRSLDERTRLIQFLKERGVQSVFHYIPLHSSNAGKQFGRFNGKDNYTTIESEKLLRLPLYYNFANDDLDKVVDSIYKFYI
- a CDS encoding SMR family transporter; amino-acid sequence: MRMRVNFDYFYLVLSILFQSISSILMKFASMNLTSGNIFLLISNVYYLAALVCLVLQAVFWQLTLKKVELSIAYPLTALNTVFILTFSYIIFKEQISFYNILGVIIIMIGVAIQNLKWASK
- a CDS encoding WbqC family protein; the protein is MSRVAVLQSNYIPWKGYFDIIQDVDQFIFYDDVQYTKNDWRNRNKVKTSSGSQWLTIPVNAASDMLICDVVLPNNNWAVKHFKTLEALYSKAPYFKNFKPFLEYVYLERKWVHLSELNQYLIKYISKNYLGISTGFLNSREIKSEGKKLDRLLSILKEVNAKTYISGPAAREYIIEDRFENEGIRLVYKDYNNYPKYAQFHPPFDDYVTIFDLLFHTGSDAPYYIWGWRNNENACEF
- a CDS encoding glycosyltransferase family 2 protein produces the protein MKISVVTTMYNSSIYLQEFYSRIKRSIEELEFSYEIIMVSDGSPDNSLEVAKNIQKQDSHVMVIELSKNFGHHKAILTGLSFATGDLVFLIDCDLEEEPELLGQFYSIWENNERKYDVIFGVQENRSGTFYKRIAGSLFYKLFNYLSDVHISENICTVRLMTKGYVDSLLRFKDKNVFLAALFEKTGFEQMPVIINKTYKGSSSYNLFKKIALMTEAITSFSSKPLSLIMITGLTFSSVSFVYAIYLIFRKVLNSSVIGGWTSLMVSVWFLSGLILFSLGTLGIYITKIYNETKDRPITIVKAIYGLQNGEKLNE
- a CDS encoding YfhO family protein; its protein translation is MRRLLKFNKLDKHVLILVSCLFSISLIVYKNFIFGEELYIYSDIGSDTQNSYWPYLSYISEMLWSGDISFWSNSFGTGNNIFSLSLLLFDPFNWILFLFGKTNLPLLLPYIAALKNIAAGYLFYKYLKTINISNRSSLVISLIYGFNGYIVLWGQHYQFATLMVILPLVLYGFERFLQQGKKRYFIVSIACLSMYSYYFLYMFSIYLFIYAIFRYLELNQFSFSHILKTLVKSLILYLCGVFLSAAALFPALYVVLSSPRISTAFPPIFSFANIIEYTTMIFRLMSNDLLGTASTFVGYHNYYESPILYSGILCLVVIPCFFIYSTKKSKIIYSVFSGVLLLFLISPFFSYMFNFFSIKSYRWTFVIILYICFLAARALDLIFEKNGCKMRFPYYLFFIFGGLFTILCCLKYFDWSIGVVKQLIFLFTVTSGLFVCYFFILRLSLRDKRKVLPIIGILVLALTELSSFAYLSVNLNRVLLKKEVLTQKQGYNDYTTEAITYINDTDATAYRVDKTYDSIFLNDPVMQGYAGVKGYNSLNHPSYIDFLKTLEVPFKRRDHLNYLTGLDSRRELYALLSVKYILDKENVISDESNLIYKTGDVSIWENNYYLPFGFTYDTVIDYEDFVKFPSYEKDVILMNSFVMNKEQEEFSYFNKVNYKGLSNKTINLFEKVSKIANAKQVNSNNSEGISLKVENTDPQIVVTMDKMLSPRTSSIILSIDSPSDTELQIFWAEQLQFKEINSKKLNIKRGEGTYKVDLGNISFDSLRIDPTNEKKDVVLKKAELSYIEYDIDEFIEQSKKLSEEVLQVDKFTNDSIRGSIHVTKEKMLFLSIPYDEGWKAKVNGINVPIRKINIGFLGIPLEAGYYTIELTYDPPLFKIGLYTSMITLILLLMYFFYSRMKKML
- a CDS encoding UDP-glucose/GDP-mannose dehydrogenase family protein; amino-acid sequence: MKITMIGTGYVGLTSGVCYSEMGHTVICADIDEEKIDQLKSNECPIYEPGLKELIIKNSSKGNLSFTTDIDEAVKLADIVMIAVGTPSLPDGSVDMFYVEEVARKIGKSINNYKIIVNKSTVPVGSADKVRHIIQSCTNIPFDVASVPEFLREGSAVNDILNGERIVIGVDSENAKDVLINTHAPFNIPIQVTDIRSAELIKYAANSFLAMKISFINEIANLAEKVGADVLEVAKGIGSDSRIGNKFLNAGIGFGGACFPKDTLGLISIAEQVGHDFAIMKEVVEVNKKQFYKVIEKLQSVYPKLSGKTVSILGLSFKPNTNDLREAPSIKIINELYNITNGHIHIKVYDPISMEEASNQLPSSVDYCHSVKDAVRDTDVAVIVTEWKEIIEQDWNSLASLMKKPVIIDGRNCLGLMHDESVTYLGIGRKKDKVKIVN